From Oncorhynchus clarkii lewisi isolate Uvic-CL-2024 unplaced genomic scaffold, UVic_Ocla_1.0 unplaced_contig_6271_pilon_pilon, whole genome shotgun sequence, one genomic window encodes:
- the LOC139405252 gene encoding actin-related protein 2/3 complex subunit 1B-like — MSYHSFLLEPISCHSWNKDRTQIALCPNNHDVHIYKKDGTKWTKIHELKEHNGQVTGIDWAPESNRIVTCGTDRNAYVWSLKGEVWKPTLVILRINRAARCVSWSPKENKFAVGSGSRLISICYFEQENDWWVCKHIKKPIRSTVLSLDWHPNNVLLAAGSCDFKCRVFSAYIKEVEEKPGPTVWGSKMPFGEVLFESGPSGVSGGAGDGAGGGWVHGVCFSHSGNRLAWTSHDSTVAIAEGGKTSTISSLSSETLPLLCVSFITENSLVAAGHDCYPVLFVYDGTKGSVTFGGKLDVPKQTSQRGISARERFQNLDRRATSSETTEQGLESLHKNSISQISVLEGGKSKCSTFCTTGMDGGMVTWDVKSLESALKDLKIV, encoded by the exons ATGTCTTACCACAGCTTCTTGCTCGAGCCAATCAGCTGCCACTCCTGGAACAAGGACCGGACCC AGATTGCTCTGTGTCCCAACAACCATGATGTCCACATCTATAAGAAGGACGGGACCAAGTGGACCAAGATTCATGAACTGAAGGAGCACAACGGACAGGTCACAG gtatagaCTGGGCTCCAGAGAGTAACCGTATCGTGACCTGTGGGACAGATCGTAACGCGTATGTCTGGTCTCTGAAGGGGGAGGTGTGGAAGCCCACCCTGGTCATCCTCCGTATCAACCGGGCTGCTCGCTGTGTCAGCTGGTCTCCCAAGGAGAACAAGTTCGCTGTGGGCAGCGGGTCACGCCTCATATCCATCTGCTACTTTGAACAGGAGAATGACTG GTGGGTCTGTAAGCACATCAAGAAGCCGATCCGTTCCACCGTCCTCAGTCTGGACTGGCATCCTAACAACGTGCTGCTGGCGGCTGGATCCTGTGACTTCAaatgcag gGTGTTCTCAGCCTACatcaaggaggtggaggagaagccCGGACCCACAGTGTGGGGGTCCAAGATGCCCTTTGGAGAGGTGCTGTTTGAGTCTGGGCCCTCAGGGGTGTCTGGGGGGGCTGGAGATGGGGCAGGAGGGGGATGGGTCCACGGGGTCTGTTTCTCCCACAGCGGGAACCGCCTGGCCTGGACGTCACATGACTCGACTGTGGCGATCGCAGAGGGAGGCAAGACCAGCAC GATCAGCAGTCTGAGCTCTGAGACCCTTCCTCTGCTGTGTGTCAGCTTTATCACTGAGAACAGCCTGGTGGCcgct ggTCATGACTGCTACCCGGTGCTGTTTGTGTATGACGGTACTAAGGGCTCAGTAACGTTCGGAGGGAAGCTGGACGTTCCCAAGCAGACGTCTCAGAGAGGGATCAGCGCCAGGGAACGCTTCCAGAACCTGGACCGCCGAGCCACCTCGTCCGAGACCACCGAGCAGGGCCTGGAGAGTCTGCACAAGAACAGCATcag TCAGATCTCTGTGCTGGAAGGAGGGAAGAGTAAATGTTCCACGTTCTGTACCACTGGGATGGACGGAGGAATGGTCACATGGGACgtcaag AGTCTGGAGTCTGCCCTGAAGGATCTCAAGATAGTCTGA